The Mycolicibacterium boenickei genome has a segment encoding these proteins:
- a CDS encoding Fur family transcriptional regulator encodes MLRSADMRVTRPRVAVLHAVHANPHADTETIIRSVREDLPEVSHQAVYDSLHALTAAALVRRIQPSGSVARYESRIGDNHHHVVCRSCGAIADVDCAAGSAPCLTASHDHGYEIDEAEVIYWGTCPECSTAPTK; translated from the coding sequence ATGCTGCGAAGCGCCGACATGCGTGTGACCCGCCCTCGAGTGGCGGTGCTGCACGCGGTCCATGCGAACCCGCACGCCGATACGGAGACGATCATCCGGTCGGTGCGTGAAGACCTGCCCGAGGTCTCCCACCAGGCCGTGTATGACTCGTTGCATGCGCTGACCGCAGCAGCACTGGTGCGGCGCATCCAACCATCCGGTTCGGTCGCCCGATACGAATCACGTATCGGCGACAACCACCACCACGTCGTGTGCCGATCGTGTGGCGCAATCGCCGACGTGGATTGCGCGGCTGGGTCGGCCCCATGCCTGACCGCGTCTCACGACCACGGCTACGAGATCGATGAAGCCGAGGTTATCTATTGGGGTACTTGCCCCGAATGTTCCACTGCTCCAACGAAATAA
- a CDS encoding galactan 5-O-arabinofuranosyltransferase produces MQVRPARVIGHMVIALMLASAVAGVSIAAIAQVQWPAYNTSNQLHALTTVGQVGSLAGILAAGVIWRRGRRTLARLAALIFLSAFSVVTLAMPLGATKLYLFGVSVDQQFRTEYLTRLADAPGLNDMTYFGLPPYYPAGWFWMGGRIAAATDTPAWEMFKPWSIVSITIAVALAFVLWATMVRFEYALIVTTASTAAMLAYSSTEPYAAIITVLLPPVFVLAWSGLRGKTRNGGWAAVIGVGIFLGFAALFYTLLLAYCAFTLAFMALVLAVARRSIDPLLRLAVIAVISGLIALITWGPYLLAAMRGQPAEKGTAQHYLPDAGAQLTFPMLSFTLLGALCMLGTLWLVVRARSSTRAGALAVAVLAVYAWSLLSMLTTLAGTTLLSFRLQPALTVLLTTAGAFGFIETAQAIARRYQPETARRVITAAAAVGAIGAITFSQDIPDVLRPDINVAYTDTDGTGQRADRRAPGAERYYREIDAKIAEVTGVPRNQTVVLTADYSFLSYYPYYGFQGLTSHYANPLAEFDKRAKAIEGWATLSTADQFVKALDEMPWKAPTVFLMRHGANDTYTLRLASDVYPNQPNVRRYHVALDAALFKDPRFEVTDIGPFVLAIRKPVPDGH; encoded by the coding sequence ATGCAGGTGCGTCCGGCCAGGGTCATCGGACACATGGTGATCGCCCTGATGCTCGCCTCGGCGGTGGCCGGGGTGTCGATCGCCGCGATCGCCCAGGTCCAATGGCCGGCCTACAACACGTCCAACCAGCTGCACGCGCTCACCACGGTCGGCCAGGTCGGCTCGCTGGCCGGAATCCTGGCCGCCGGGGTGATCTGGCGCCGGGGCCGGCGCACCCTGGCCCGGCTGGCCGCGCTGATCTTCCTGTCGGCGTTCTCGGTGGTCACCCTGGCGATGCCGCTGGGCGCCACCAAGCTGTACCTGTTCGGGGTCTCGGTCGACCAGCAGTTCCGCACCGAATACCTGACCCGGCTGGCCGACGCCCCCGGCCTGAACGACATGACCTACTTCGGCCTGCCGCCCTATTACCCGGCCGGCTGGTTCTGGATGGGCGGGCGCATCGCCGCCGCCACCGACACCCCGGCCTGGGAGATGTTCAAGCCCTGGTCCATCGTCTCGATCACCATCGCCGTCGCACTCGCATTCGTGTTGTGGGCAACCATGGTTCGCTTCGAGTACGCGCTGATCGTCACCACCGCGAGCACCGCGGCCATGCTGGCCTACTCCTCCACCGAGCCCTACGCCGCGATCATCACCGTGCTGCTGCCGCCGGTGTTCGTACTGGCCTGGTCCGGTCTACGGGGCAAGACCCGCAACGGCGGCTGGGCCGCCGTCATCGGCGTCGGGATCTTCCTCGGCTTCGCCGCCCTCTTCTACACCCTGTTGCTGGCGTACTGCGCTTTCACGCTGGCATTCATGGCACTGGTGCTCGCCGTCGCGCGCCGCAGCATCGACCCGCTGCTGCGGCTGGCGGTCATCGCCGTGATCTCGGGGCTCATCGCCCTGATCACCTGGGGCCCGTACCTGCTGGCCGCGATGCGCGGTCAACCCGCGGAGAAGGGCACCGCCCAGCACTACCTTCCCGACGCCGGCGCCCAACTGACCTTCCCGATGCTCAGCTTCACGCTGCTCGGCGCGCTGTGCATGCTCGGCACGCTGTGGCTGGTGGTCCGGGCGCGCAGTTCGACGCGGGCCGGCGCGCTGGCCGTCGCGGTGCTCGCCGTCTACGCCTGGTCCCTGCTGTCGATGCTGACCACGCTGGCCGGTACCACCCTGCTGTCGTTCCGGTTGCAGCCCGCGCTGACCGTGCTGCTCACCACCGCCGGGGCGTTCGGGTTCATCGAGACGGCACAGGCGATCGCCAGGCGGTACCAGCCGGAAACCGCACGCCGCGTGATCACCGCGGCCGCCGCCGTCGGCGCGATCGGCGCCATCACATTCAGCCAGGACATCCCCGACGTGCTGCGCCCCGACATCAACGTGGCCTACACCGACACCGACGGCACCGGCCAGCGGGCCGACCGCCGGGCTCCCGGCGCCGAGCGCTACTACCGCGAGATCGACGCCAAGATCGCCGAGGTCACCGGGGTGCCGCGCAACCAGACCGTGGTGTTGACCGCCGACTACAGCTTCCTGTCGTACTACCCCTATTACGGGTTCCAGGGGCTGACGTCCCACTACGCCAACCCACTGGCCGAGTTCGACAAGCGGGCCAAGGCCATCGAGGGCTGGGCCACGCTCAGCACGGCCGACCAGTTCGTCAAGGCACTCGACGAAATGCCCTGGAAGGCGCCCACAGTGTTCCTGATGCGCCACGGCGCCAACGACACCTACACGTTGCGTCTGGCCTCCGACGTCTACCCCAACCAGCCGAACGTGCGCCGCTACCACGTGGCGCTCGACGCAGCACTGTTCAAAGATCCACGTTTCGAGGTGACCGACATCGGCCCGTTCGTCCTGGCGATCAGAAAGCCCGTTCCCGATGGCCATTAA
- the katG gene encoding catalase/peroxidase HPI yields the protein MADAETHPPIGEAQTEPAESGCPMRIKPPVEGGSNRDWWPNAVNLKILQKNPPAIDPSDEGYDYREAVKTLDFEAFERDFDELLTNSQEWWPADFGHYGPLFVRMSWHAAGTYRVQDGRGGGGRGMQRFAPLNSWPDNVSLDKARRLLWPLKKKYGKKISWSDLIVYAGNRAMEHMGFKTAGFAFGRPDFWEPEEDIYWGAEAEWLGSQDRYAGSSDRTKLENPLAASHMGLIYVNPEGPEGNPDYLAAAIDIRETFGRMAMNDIETAALIVGGHTFGKTHGATDIENGVEPEAAPLEQMGLGWANPGVGNETVSSGIEVTWTHTPTKWDNSFLEILYSNEWELTKSPAGANQWKPKDNGWANSVPMAQGTGKTHPSMLTTDLSMRFDPIYGKITRRWLDHPEELAEEYAKAWFKLLHRDLGPVNRYLGPLVPKQTWLWQDVIPAGKPLSDADVDTLKAAIADSGLTVQQLVSTAWKAASSFRSSDMRGGANGGRIRLQPQLGWEANEPDELAQVIRKLEEIQAASDTGVSFADLVVLGGAVGIEKAAKDAGFDITVPFLSGRGDATQDQTDVESFAWLETLSDGFRNHVGKGDPLPPEYRIIDKANLLGLTGPELTVLIGGLRVLGANHGGTDLGVLTDKKGQLTNDYFVNLTDMGIKWAPSPADDGTYIGSDRASGAQKYTASRVDLLFGSNSQLRALAEVYAEDDSKEKFVKDFVAAWNKVMNADRFDV from the coding sequence ATGGCCGACGCCGAAACGCACCCCCCGATTGGTGAAGCACAAACCGAACCCGCCGAAAGCGGCTGTCCGATGCGGATCAAGCCTCCCGTCGAGGGCGGCAGCAACCGTGACTGGTGGCCCAACGCGGTCAACCTGAAGATCCTGCAGAAGAACCCGCCCGCCATCGACCCGTCGGACGAGGGCTACGACTACCGCGAGGCCGTCAAGACCCTCGATTTCGAGGCCTTCGAGCGCGATTTCGATGAGCTGCTGACGAATTCACAGGAGTGGTGGCCGGCCGACTTCGGTCACTACGGCCCGCTGTTCGTCCGCATGTCGTGGCACGCCGCCGGCACCTACCGGGTGCAGGACGGCCGCGGTGGCGGCGGACGCGGTATGCAGCGCTTCGCCCCGCTGAACAGCTGGCCCGACAACGTCAGCCTGGACAAGGCCCGTCGCCTGCTGTGGCCGCTGAAGAAGAAGTACGGCAAGAAGATCTCGTGGTCCGACCTGATCGTCTACGCAGGCAACCGGGCGATGGAGCACATGGGCTTCAAGACCGCCGGCTTCGCCTTCGGACGCCCGGACTTCTGGGAGCCCGAGGAGGACATCTACTGGGGCGCCGAGGCCGAGTGGCTCGGGTCGCAGGACCGCTACGCCGGCAGCAGCGACCGCACCAAGCTGGAGAACCCGCTGGCCGCCAGCCACATGGGTCTGATCTACGTCAACCCTGAAGGCCCCGAGGGCAATCCGGACTACCTGGCCGCGGCCATCGACATCCGCGAGACCTTCGGCCGGATGGCGATGAACGACATCGAGACCGCCGCCCTGATCGTCGGTGGCCACACCTTCGGCAAGACCCACGGCGCCACCGACATCGAGAACGGCGTGGAGCCCGAGGCCGCACCGCTCGAGCAGATGGGCCTGGGCTGGGCCAACCCCGGCGTCGGCAACGAAACCGTCAGCAGCGGCATCGAGGTCACCTGGACCCACACCCCCACCAAGTGGGACAACTCGTTCCTGGAGATCCTCTACAGCAACGAGTGGGAGCTGACCAAGAGCCCCGCGGGCGCCAACCAGTGGAAGCCCAAGGACAACGGCTGGGCCAACTCGGTGCCGATGGCGCAGGGCACCGGCAAGACCCACCCGTCGATGCTGACGACCGACCTGTCGATGCGGTTCGATCCGATCTACGGCAAGATCACCCGCCGCTGGCTCGACCACCCCGAGGAGCTGGCCGAGGAATACGCCAAGGCCTGGTTCAAGCTGCTGCACCGCGACCTCGGTCCGGTGAACCGCTACCTCGGACCGCTGGTGCCCAAGCAGACCTGGCTGTGGCAGGACGTCATCCCGGCCGGCAAGCCCCTGAGCGATGCCGATGTCGACACGCTCAAGGCCGCCATCGCCGACTCGGGTCTGACTGTCCAGCAGCTGGTTTCGACGGCCTGGAAGGCAGCATCGTCGTTCCGTTCCAGCGACATGCGCGGCGGCGCCAACGGCGGCCGGATCCGGCTGCAGCCGCAGCTGGGCTGGGAGGCCAACGAGCCCGACGAGCTGGCCCAGGTGATCCGCAAGCTCGAGGAGATCCAGGCCGCCTCCGACACTGGGGTGTCGTTCGCCGACCTGGTGGTCCTCGGCGGTGCCGTCGGTATCGAAAAGGCAGCCAAGGACGCCGGATTCGACATCACCGTGCCGTTCCTGTCGGGTCGCGGCGACGCCACCCAGGACCAGACCGACGTCGAGTCGTTCGCGTGGCTGGAAACCCTCTCCGATGGGTTCCGCAACCACGTCGGCAAGGGCGATCCGCTGCCGCCGGAGTACCGGATCATCGACAAGGCCAACCTGCTGGGCCTGACCGGTCCGGAGCTCACCGTGCTGATCGGTGGCCTGCGCGTGCTCGGTGCCAACCACGGTGGCACGGATCTCGGTGTGCTGACCGACAAGAAGGGCCAGCTGACGAACGACTACTTCGTCAACCTGACCGACATGGGCATCAAGTGGGCCCCGTCGCCTGCCGATGACGGCACCTACATCGGGTCCGACCGGGCCAGCGGTGCGCAGAAGTACACCGCCAGCCGCGTCGACCTGCTGTTCGGCTCGAACTCGCAGCTGCGGGCCCTGGCCGAGGTGTACGCCGAGGACGATTCCAAGGAGAAGTTCGTCAAGGACTTCGTCGCCGCTTGGAACAAGGTGATGAACGCCGACCGGTTCGACGTCTGA
- a CDS encoding SDR family oxidoreductase: MRIFVTGASGFIGSAVVAELIGAGHQVVGLARSDESATALRTAGADVHRGDLNDLDSLRSGGQAADGVIHLAFVHDFDEFAAVSEIDRRAIEALGQTLAGSDRPLVVASGTTGVRLGEVATEDDAVTPGLPRVSEATALTFADRGVRSSVVRLPASVHGPGDHGFVPRLIEIAQERGESGYPGDGSNRWPAVHRLDAARLIRLAVESAPPGSRLHAVAEQGIPVRDIAGMIGKQLRLPVTSISPDAAMEHFGWIGGFFSLDAPASSTHTRERFGWTPIELGLLDDLALDHYF, encoded by the coding sequence ATGCGGATATTCGTCACCGGCGCATCCGGCTTCATCGGCTCTGCCGTCGTAGCCGAGCTCATCGGGGCCGGCCATCAGGTCGTCGGCCTGGCCAGGTCCGACGAGTCGGCGACAGCCCTGCGCACGGCAGGCGCCGACGTGCACCGCGGCGACCTGAACGACCTGGACAGCCTCCGCTCCGGCGGACAGGCCGCCGACGGCGTCATCCACCTGGCCTTCGTACACGACTTCGACGAGTTCGCCGCCGTCAGCGAGATCGACCGCCGCGCCATCGAGGCACTCGGCCAGACACTGGCCGGGTCGGACCGGCCGCTGGTCGTGGCCTCCGGCACCACAGGCGTCCGGCTGGGCGAGGTCGCAACCGAGGACGACGCGGTGACGCCCGGTTTGCCGCGCGTCTCCGAGGCGACGGCATTGACGTTCGCCGACCGCGGCGTGCGCTCATCCGTGGTGCGGCTGCCAGCCTCGGTACACGGGCCGGGCGACCACGGATTCGTGCCGCGGCTCATCGAGATCGCCCAGGAAAGGGGCGAATCCGGCTATCCCGGCGACGGGTCCAACCGCTGGCCGGCCGTGCACCGCCTCGACGCCGCGCGATTGATCCGGCTTGCCGTCGAATCGGCGCCACCGGGCTCGCGACTGCACGCTGTCGCCGAGCAGGGCATCCCGGTCCGCGACATCGCCGGGATGATCGGCAAGCAACTGCGACTGCCCGTCACCAGCATCTCCCCCGACGCGGCAATGGAGCATTTCGGATGGATCGGCGGGTTCTTCTCGCTCGACGCCCCCGCATCGAGCACGCACACCAGGGAGCGGTTCGGCTGGACACCCATCGAGCTCGGACTGCTCGACGACCTCGCGCTCGACCACTACTTCTGA
- a CDS encoding oxygenase MpaB family protein, producing the protein MGEIMTIRDWLTLPETEPGEDYGFFGPDSMTWKVWSYPTSLSIGFQRAVVIEELDPALVAAVDKTHEIYSRPRTRYDRTLRYFAMVAFDDSRSTTKAADVLVKIHSKAIGTDPVTGKTYDANDPDSQLWIHLTAWHSILVAYEKYGPGRLSPEEELQYWRECALAAELQTCDPSDIPLTREGIREYFEKMRPQLIGSDIARQAMHHLLGAEVMLPKMPLLLRPGTKVITAFLRRGTLATMPRWMRKMAGLSTSRVLDALVVPPLSASFTLIAMSKRLQLILLRLLSPATLPIGARVLLSVPPKDPITTTPREAQRRFGYDAPSQAHFTLRERQQVRVFGEGIAPSDEGIVESQPILGGIGK; encoded by the coding sequence ATGGGGGAGATCATGACGATCCGCGACTGGCTGACGTTGCCCGAGACGGAGCCGGGGGAGGACTACGGCTTCTTCGGTCCCGATTCGATGACGTGGAAGGTGTGGAGCTACCCCACCTCGTTGTCGATCGGGTTCCAGCGCGCCGTCGTCATCGAAGAACTCGACCCGGCACTCGTCGCGGCGGTCGACAAGACCCACGAGATCTACTCCCGCCCGCGCACCCGGTATGACCGGACGCTGCGCTACTTCGCCATGGTGGCATTCGACGACAGCCGCTCGACCACCAAGGCCGCCGACGTCCTGGTGAAGATCCACTCCAAGGCCATCGGCACGGACCCGGTCACCGGGAAGACCTACGACGCCAACGATCCCGACTCGCAGCTGTGGATTCACCTGACCGCGTGGCATTCCATCCTGGTGGCCTATGAGAAGTACGGGCCCGGCCGACTCTCGCCGGAAGAGGAGTTGCAGTACTGGCGGGAATGCGCGCTCGCCGCCGAGCTGCAGACCTGCGATCCGTCCGACATTCCGCTGACCCGCGAAGGCATCCGCGAGTACTTCGAGAAGATGCGGCCCCAGTTGATCGGCTCGGACATCGCCCGGCAGGCCATGCATCATCTGCTCGGCGCCGAGGTGATGTTGCCCAAGATGCCGCTGCTGCTGCGGCCGGGGACCAAGGTGATCACCGCGTTCCTGCGCCGCGGCACTCTGGCGACCATGCCGCGCTGGATGCGAAAGATGGCCGGGCTCAGTACGTCCCGCGTGCTCGACGCGCTGGTGGTGCCCCCGCTGAGTGCCTCTTTCACCCTGATCGCCATGAGTAAGCGGCTCCAGCTGATTCTGCTTCGCCTGCTGTCCCCGGCCACCCTGCCGATCGGCGCGCGGGTCCTGCTGTCGGTTCCGCCCAAGGATCCGATCACCACGACACCGCGCGAGGCCCAACGCCGCTTCGGCTATGACGCGCCGAGCCAGGCGCACTTCACTCTTCGTGAACGCCAGCAGGTCCGCGTGTTCGGCGAGGGGATTGCACCGAGTGACGAGGGCATCGTGGAGTCCCAGCCGATTCTCGGCGGGATCGGCAAGTGA
- a CDS encoding decaprenylphospho-beta-D-erythro-pentofuranosid-2-ulose 2-reductase: protein MVFDAVGNPQTILLLGGTSEIGLAICERYLRDASARIVLAALPGDPGRDDAVAQLRNAGASSVEVIDFDAVDTASHPDVIDKAFSAGDVDVAIVAFGLLGDAEELWQNQRKAVQIAEINYTAAVSVGVLVGEKMRAQGYGQIIAMSSAAGERVRRSNFVYGSTKAGLDGFYLGLGEALREFGVKVLVIRPGQVRTRMSAHVKEAPLTVDKEYVAELAVTASAKGKELVWAPGAFRYVMMVLRHIPRPIFRKLPI from the coding sequence ATGGTGTTCGACGCCGTAGGTAACCCCCAGACGATTCTGCTGCTCGGCGGCACTTCAGAGATCGGGCTCGCGATCTGTGAGCGCTATCTGCGCGACGCGTCGGCCCGCATCGTGCTGGCCGCCCTGCCCGGCGATCCGGGCCGCGACGATGCGGTGGCCCAGTTGCGCAACGCCGGCGCCAGTTCGGTGGAAGTCATCGACTTCGACGCGGTCGACACGGCCAGCCACCCCGACGTGATCGACAAGGCATTCAGCGCAGGCGACGTCGATGTCGCGATCGTCGCGTTCGGCCTGCTCGGCGACGCCGAGGAGCTGTGGCAGAACCAGCGCAAGGCCGTGCAGATCGCCGAAATCAATTACACCGCAGCCGTTTCCGTCGGCGTCCTGGTCGGCGAGAAGATGCGGGCCCAGGGCTACGGCCAGATCATCGCGATGAGCTCGGCCGCGGGTGAGCGGGTCCGCCGGTCCAACTTCGTCTACGGCTCGACCAAGGCCGGGCTCGACGGGTTCTACCTCGGCCTCGGCGAGGCGCTGCGCGAATTCGGCGTGAAGGTGCTGGTGATCCGACCGGGCCAGGTGCGCACCCGGATGAGTGCGCACGTCAAGGAAGCTCCGCTGACCGTCGACAAGGAATACGTCGCCGAACTGGCCGTCACGGCTTCGGCCAAGGGCAAGGAGCTGGTCTGGGCGCCAGGTGCGTTCCGCTACGTGATGATGGTTCTGCGGCACATCCCGCGGCCCATCTTCCGCAAGCTTCCTATCTAA
- a CDS encoding TetR/AcrR family transcriptional regulator — translation MNRAAIANRGRAEHLGPDRRRPQVLDTALEIAAQQGLADVTMGNIASRLGVTRPVVYACYPGRGEVLAALLDRETDQVLASLLELLPPQRTGSIEQLFVDGFRALHSTVRERPASWRIMFGADPDPVLTAAIARGRERLRGQLATVMRPLLERWQVADLDVTLPMLVEVFLAICEAAIRKMLTDDDSALVAETFGKAAYRAMRAKAQ, via the coding sequence ATGAACCGAGCCGCAATCGCCAACCGCGGCCGCGCCGAACACCTGGGCCCGGACCGGCGCCGGCCACAGGTCCTCGACACCGCGTTGGAGATCGCCGCGCAGCAGGGCCTGGCCGACGTGACGATGGGAAACATCGCCAGCCGTCTGGGGGTCACTCGGCCGGTGGTGTACGCCTGCTATCCCGGGCGCGGGGAAGTGCTTGCCGCACTGCTGGATCGGGAAACCGACCAGGTGCTGGCCAGCCTGCTCGAACTGCTGCCGCCGCAGCGCACCGGCTCGATCGAGCAGCTGTTCGTCGACGGGTTCCGCGCGCTGCACAGCACCGTGCGTGAGCGTCCGGCCTCGTGGCGCATCATGTTCGGGGCCGACCCCGACCCGGTGCTCACCGCCGCCATCGCGCGCGGACGGGAGCGCCTCCGCGGCCAGCTCGCCACGGTGATGCGCCCGCTGCTGGAGCGGTGGCAGGTTGCCGATCTCGACGTGACACTGCCGATGCTGGTCGAGGTGTTCCTGGCGATCTGCGAAGCGGCAATCCGGAAGATGCTCACCGACGACGATTCGGCGTTGGTGGCGGAGACCTTCGGCAAGGCCGCCTACCGGGCCATGCGGGCAAAGGCCCAGTGA
- a CDS encoding TetR/AcrR family transcriptional regulator, giving the protein MARWEPNARGRLEEAALELFGEQGFEKTVVAEIAERAGLTERTYFRYFADKREVLFWGEHLLSDTLVGAVADAPESASALEMVRAGLGAVTGIFVERRDHARRRQAVIDANPGLQERELAKLAALAAATAEALRARGIPEPAASLAAQTGIAVFKVAFGQWVSASDGPDLADVIDAAFAELKAVAAN; this is encoded by the coding sequence ATGGCGCGATGGGAACCCAATGCTCGTGGCCGGCTGGAAGAGGCTGCGCTCGAGCTGTTCGGGGAGCAGGGCTTCGAGAAGACCGTCGTCGCCGAGATCGCCGAGCGGGCCGGGCTTACCGAGCGGACCTACTTCCGTTACTTCGCCGACAAGCGTGAGGTTCTGTTCTGGGGTGAGCACCTGCTGAGCGACACCCTCGTGGGCGCGGTTGCGGACGCGCCGGAGTCGGCCTCGGCGCTGGAGATGGTCAGGGCGGGGCTGGGAGCCGTTACGGGGATCTTCGTCGAACGGCGGGACCACGCCCGCCGGCGGCAAGCTGTGATCGACGCCAATCCGGGTTTGCAGGAGCGTGAGCTTGCCAAGCTCGCCGCGCTCGCCGCTGCCACCGCCGAGGCCCTGCGTGCGCGCGGCATTCCTGAGCCCGCTGCCAGCCTGGCCGCACAGACCGGCATCGCGGTGTTCAAAGTGGCTTTCGGGCAATGGGTCTCGGCATCCGACGGCCCGGATTTGGCTGATGTGATCGACGCGGCGTTCGCCGAGCTCAAAGCCGTCGCCGCCAACTGA